In Desulfosediminicola ganghwensis, a single window of DNA contains:
- a CDS encoding TIGR01212 family radical SAM protein (This family includes YhcC from E. coli K-12, an uncharacterized radical SAM protein.): MNQPIIRTFSHHYRQKYGVPVGKIPIDTGMICPNREKGGCIFCRPASFTPGYLDGTDDYLTQIERGKNTILKGRFSKYFAYFQQETCTAVPVDSFLPALSVILEDPDCIGLILSTRPDYVNDDLLEPLASLIFEKKKECLFELGLQTVHDKSLQLLNRNHSYHDFTNCVHRIKGYGKFEIGVHLIFGIPKENEEEMLVSVDKVCKLGINALKLHHLQVIRGTELEKMYQHNQFSPFTLDGYLEFLQKALVRIPSDITIHRLWATSHPELLVAPRWDILATHLSQKLQKKLQHNGLFQGSANLR; the protein is encoded by the coding sequence ATGAACCAGCCAATCATACGAACCTTCAGCCACCACTATCGGCAAAAGTATGGGGTGCCAGTAGGGAAAATCCCCATAGACACCGGTATGATCTGCCCCAACAGGGAAAAAGGTGGCTGTATCTTCTGCAGACCGGCAAGCTTTACTCCGGGGTATCTCGACGGCACCGATGACTACCTGACACAGATTGAGCGTGGCAAAAACACTATACTGAAAGGCCGATTCAGTAAATACTTCGCTTATTTCCAGCAGGAAACCTGCACGGCCGTACCCGTCGACTCCTTCCTGCCGGCACTTTCTGTGATCCTGGAAGATCCAGACTGTATAGGGCTCATCCTCTCCACCAGGCCTGATTACGTAAACGATGATTTGCTGGAGCCCCTGGCTTCACTGATTTTTGAAAAGAAGAAAGAATGTCTGTTTGAACTGGGGTTACAAACTGTTCATGACAAAAGTCTTCAACTTCTTAACCGAAATCACAGCTATCATGACTTTACCAACTGTGTTCACCGCATAAAAGGTTACGGAAAATTTGAGATCGGCGTACACCTCATTTTCGGTATCCCAAAAGAGAATGAAGAAGAAATGCTCGTATCGGTGGATAAGGTCTGCAAACTCGGCATAAATGCTTTGAAACTGCATCATCTCCAGGTTATCCGGGGTACTGAACTAGAGAAGATGTATCAGCACAACCAATTCTCCCCTTTCACCTTAGACGGCTATCTTGAATTCCTTCAGAAAGCACTGGTCCGCATCCCTTCCGATATCACAATTCACCGCCTGTGGGCTACTTCTCACCCTGAACTGCTCGTTGCTCCCAGATGGGATATACTCGCCACCCATTTGAGTCAAAAATTGCAAAAAAAATTGCAGCATAACGGCCTCTTTCAGGGCTCTGCAAATTTGCGGTAA
- a CDS encoding radical SAM protein, giving the protein MKKVEEYKGFEQGPIRPPSEAESLLIRISRNCPWNRCTFCPVYKGTTFSLRPVEHVLRDIDTVKWYVDAILEARRTGSSLENIAPPGQQQDNYAINGAYNFISGGMKSIFLQDGNSLIIKPDDLIRILRHLRQAFPNVERVTSYARSHTIARISDDHLAQMAEAGLNRIHIGMESGSDEVLKMVKKGTDKATQIHAGKKIKRAGMQLSEYYMPGLGGKSLWQENAEETADALNQINPDFIRLRTLAMPTAAPLTQQFRNNEFDKMGEVDTSRELLLFLESLDGITSTVRSDHVLNLFPEVDGVLPGDKEQMMRPVREFLELEPEEQLLFCIGRRTHRISSIGDLKSPVTRGYAQQMCDQFGVRVDNMDQVIDRIMQRYI; this is encoded by the coding sequence ATGAAAAAAGTAGAAGAATATAAAGGTTTCGAACAGGGGCCAATTCGCCCCCCCAGTGAAGCGGAGAGCTTACTTATCCGCATTAGCCGTAACTGTCCGTGGAACCGATGCACCTTCTGCCCAGTCTATAAAGGCACGACATTCAGCTTGCGTCCTGTTGAACATGTGCTTCGGGACATAGATACAGTGAAGTGGTATGTAGACGCCATTCTTGAGGCTCGGCGAACTGGCAGTTCATTGGAAAACATTGCCCCTCCAGGCCAGCAACAGGACAACTATGCCATAAACGGAGCATACAACTTCATCTCCGGTGGCATGAAATCGATCTTTCTGCAGGATGGGAACAGTCTCATCATAAAGCCGGATGATCTTATCCGTATCCTGCGCCACCTCCGTCAGGCGTTTCCCAATGTAGAGCGAGTTACCTCCTATGCCCGCAGCCATACCATTGCCAGAATCAGTGACGATCATCTGGCTCAAATGGCAGAAGCCGGCCTCAACCGGATTCATATCGGCATGGAATCAGGATCCGATGAAGTCCTTAAAATGGTGAAAAAGGGTACCGACAAAGCCACCCAGATACACGCCGGAAAAAAGATTAAAAGAGCCGGCATGCAACTTTCTGAGTACTACATGCCTGGCCTGGGCGGCAAGAGTCTCTGGCAGGAAAATGCCGAAGAGACTGCAGACGCCCTGAATCAGATCAATCCGGACTTTATCAGGCTGAGAACCCTTGCCATGCCGACCGCCGCGCCGCTGACCCAACAGTTCAGGAATAACGAGTTCGACAAAATGGGTGAGGTAGACACCTCCCGCGAGCTGCTGCTCTTCCTTGAGTCGCTTGATGGCATCACCAGTACGGTCAGGAGCGACCATGTGCTCAACCTTTTCCCGGAAGTTGATGGAGTATTGCCCGGTGATAAAGAACAGATGATGAGGCCTGTCCGGGAATTCCTTGAACTGGAACCTGAAGAACAGCTCCTGTTCTGCATAGGACGCCGTACCCACCGCATCTCCAGCATAGGAGATTTGAAAAGCCCTGTTACCCGCGGCTATGCCCAGCAGATGTGCGACCAGTTCGGGGTCCGGGTCGATAATATGGACCAGGTGATCGACAGGATCATGCAGCGATATATATAA
- a CDS encoding AtpZ/AtpI family protein: MKERKQLSRDVDRKVERMKKAEKEHHTILGQTIYLTTLGLVLVLPLIAGAYLGRWLDSMLEGYSIRWTLSLLIIGLVVGAVNVYLLIRGR, translated from the coding sequence ATGAAAGAGAGAAAACAGCTGAGCAGGGATGTGGATCGTAAGGTTGAACGGATGAAAAAAGCCGAAAAAGAGCACCACACCATTCTCGGCCAGACCATTTACCTCACCACGCTGGGGCTGGTGCTTGTACTGCCGCTCATTGCAGGAGCATACCTTGGCCGTTGGCTCGACAGTATGCTGGAAGGATATTCGATTCGCTGGACTCTCAGTCTTCTGATTATCGGGCTGGTTGTAGGTGCAGTCAATGTCTACTTGTTGATTCGGGGGCGTTGA
- a CDS encoding F0F1 ATP synthase subunit gamma gives MSKFRKVEYHIQQLRELQSIITSMKTLSQLELRKLTGRAEHYREIARVLQEMVDDYMVNFPQPHPIAGDDLVMVIGSERGFCGPFNELLGEALLTGQASVKEKPWRVLAIGRKLCSHLDDRLPGYIPLAGAGTSEELATVLPRIVTTVQRQMGEQKCTKLLVLSHGDDEGVVAVSHLLPPKPVQKEREKLIPPHLYLEQAVFFREFLSHYLYLSVIRLFTVSLMIENRYRVEHLGGAVHRLDERLQTLCTKARSLRQEEITEEIEMILLGSGTFDAGLSGF, from the coding sequence ATGAGCAAGTTCAGAAAGGTCGAATACCACATTCAACAGCTGCGGGAGTTGCAATCGATCATTACCTCAATGAAAACGCTCTCCCAGCTGGAATTGCGGAAACTGACCGGCCGGGCAGAGCATTATCGGGAGATCGCACGGGTCCTGCAGGAAATGGTTGACGATTATATGGTGAATTTCCCCCAGCCGCACCCGATTGCAGGTGATGATTTGGTTATGGTTATTGGTTCTGAGCGGGGATTTTGCGGCCCCTTCAATGAACTGCTTGGGGAAGCGCTCCTGACAGGTCAGGCGAGTGTGAAGGAAAAACCGTGGCGGGTGCTGGCAATAGGCAGAAAACTCTGTAGCCATCTTGATGACCGGCTACCGGGATACATACCATTGGCAGGGGCCGGAACCAGTGAAGAGCTAGCTACTGTATTGCCTCGGATAGTCACAACTGTGCAGCGTCAGATGGGTGAACAAAAATGCACTAAGCTTCTGGTTCTCAGTCATGGTGATGATGAAGGGGTGGTGGCAGTCAGTCACCTGCTGCCTCCCAAGCCGGTTCAAAAGGAGAGGGAGAAGCTGATTCCGCCACATCTCTACCTGGAACAGGCTGTTTTTTTTCGTGAGTTCCTCTCACATTACCTGTACCTCAGCGTTATCCGGCTATTCACCGTCTCACTAATGATTGAAAACCGTTATCGGGTCGAACACTTGGGGGGAGCAGTGCACAGGCTCGACGAGCGGCTGCAGACACTGTGCACCAAGGCAAGATCGTTGCGTCAGGAGGAGATCACAGAGGAGATTGAGATGATACTCTTAGGTAGCGGCACCTTTGATGCTGGATTGTCTGGGTTCTGA
- a CDS encoding MoaD/ThiS family protein — MIKVDVRLLASLEIGRFNNRLIQLEEPATIHSLLDTIELTPWHIGAVSVNSKASNFEHPLDDGDRVTLMSDIVGG; from the coding sequence GTGATCAAAGTAGATGTCCGCCTTCTTGCGAGTTTAGAAATTGGCCGCTTCAATAATCGCCTCATCCAGCTTGAGGAGCCAGCAACAATTCATTCGCTTTTAGATACAATCGAGCTAACACCATGGCATATCGGAGCAGTCTCCGTTAACAGCAAAGCTTCCAACTTCGAACATCCTCTTGATGACGGTGACAGGGTAACCTTGATGTCAGACATAGTTGGAGGATGA
- the atpD gene encoding F0F1 ATP synthase subunit beta — MTADFLHENSWQADAIGFIAAVHGPVVEVNCRMLPPLRRALITQVDGETFMFEVHQHLDQHHIRAITLHETGGLYRGMPVYDSGASLHVPVTGDCLGRLLNVFGEPLDGGEPLAAEEFRNIHTGPPPLAATLENRGIIETGIKVIDLLCPFVAGGKTGLFGGAGVGKTVLVMEFMHAIAAIHHGVSVFAGVGERLREGHELWTEMRKADVMRNTLMVFGQMDESPGVRFRVGLSALSYAEFLRDTMKKEVLFVMDNVFRFVQAGSEISSLLGRMPATVGYQPTLHTEVAELQDRILSTDNGSITSVQAVYVPADDMSDPAVNVILKHLDTTVILSRQQASKGIYPAIDPLISTSKLMDRYSLGNTHYAVAEGVREAMAKYAELEDIITMLGIEELSKQDRMTVLRARKLQRYFTQPFWATAAYTGMAGKSVPLAATLTDCEAFLLGKFDDIPEERCYFQGSMQEALQ; from the coding sequence ATGACCGCTGATTTTCTACATGAAAATTCCTGGCAGGCTGATGCTATTGGCTTCATTGCCGCAGTTCACGGACCTGTGGTGGAAGTCAACTGTCGCATGCTGCCGCCATTGCGGCGGGCACTCATTACCCAGGTGGATGGCGAAACTTTTATGTTTGAGGTGCATCAGCATCTAGATCAACACCATATCCGCGCCATAACACTTCATGAAACAGGTGGCCTGTACCGCGGCATGCCGGTGTATGACAGCGGAGCATCTTTGCATGTACCCGTTACTGGGGATTGTTTGGGGAGACTGCTCAATGTTTTCGGAGAGCCGCTGGACGGCGGAGAACCGCTGGCAGCCGAAGAATTTCGCAATATACATACTGGGCCTCCTCCTCTTGCTGCCACTCTTGAGAATCGTGGAATTATCGAGACCGGCATCAAGGTTATAGACCTGCTTTGCCCCTTTGTTGCCGGAGGAAAAACCGGACTGTTCGGAGGCGCCGGGGTGGGAAAGACGGTATTGGTAATGGAGTTCATGCATGCGATTGCCGCAATTCATCATGGTGTGTCTGTGTTTGCAGGAGTGGGGGAAAGGCTGAGGGAAGGGCATGAACTGTGGACCGAGATGCGCAAGGCGGATGTGATGCGCAATACCCTGATGGTTTTCGGGCAGATGGATGAGTCTCCCGGGGTACGGTTTCGAGTTGGACTTTCTGCGCTGAGTTATGCCGAATTTCTTCGGGATACCATGAAAAAGGAAGTGCTTTTCGTGATGGATAACGTATTTCGATTTGTTCAGGCCGGCAGTGAGATTTCTAGCCTGCTCGGGAGAATGCCAGCGACTGTTGGTTACCAGCCGACTCTGCATACCGAGGTTGCTGAGCTGCAGGACCGAATACTTTCCACAGACAACGGCTCTATCACCTCGGTCCAGGCAGTCTATGTCCCGGCTGATGACATGAGTGATCCTGCGGTCAACGTTATCCTTAAGCATCTTGATACAACAGTTATCCTCTCGCGCCAGCAAGCGTCCAAAGGAATCTACCCGGCAATTGATCCCCTCATCTCCACCAGCAAGCTGATGGATCGATATTCATTGGGCAACACCCATTATGCCGTTGCAGAAGGAGTCCGTGAAGCCATGGCGAAATATGCGGAGTTGGAAGACATCATAACCATGCTGGGCATAGAAGAACTGTCAAAGCAGGACAGGATGACAGTCCTGCGGGCAAGAAAGCTGCAAAGATATTTTACCCAACCGTTCTGGGCAACTGCAGCCTATACCGGGATGGCGGGGAAATCAGTTCCCCTCGCGGCTACCCTGACCGATTGCGAGGCGTTTCTGTTAGGCAAGTTTGATGATATTCCGGAAGAGCGATGCTATTTCCAGGGCAGTATGCAGGAGGCCTTGCAGTGA
- a CDS encoding F0F1 ATP synthase subunit epsilon: MTLKILDNQKSQTRDGVISFVGEDSSGSFGIQPGHARMMTVLIFGLARFCCEGGSWEYIALPGAALYFRENVLYLVTSHYLVDTEYSRISKRLAEELRVEEEELKNVRQSLKNMEEALLKQIWEMRRQGVSLT, translated from the coding sequence ATGACCCTGAAAATTCTTGATAACCAGAAGAGCCAGACGAGAGACGGGGTGATCTCTTTTGTTGGCGAGGATAGCAGTGGCAGCTTTGGAATTCAGCCGGGCCATGCCCGGATGATGACCGTGCTGATCTTCGGGTTAGCCCGTTTTTGCTGTGAAGGCGGGTCCTGGGAGTACATTGCCTTGCCCGGGGCAGCACTCTACTTCCGAGAGAATGTCCTCTATCTTGTTACAAGTCATTATCTTGTGGATACGGAATATTCACGGATCTCCAAGCGACTTGCCGAGGAGTTGAGAGTTGAAGAGGAAGAATTGAAGAACGTTCGCCAAAGCCTCAAAAACATGGAAGAGGCCTTGCTGAAACAGATATGGGAAATGCGGAGGCAAGGGGTAAGCCTGACATGA
- a CDS encoding ATP F0F1 synthase subunit C (produces ATP from ADP in the presence of a proton gradient across the membrane; subunit C is part of the membrane proton channel F0) — protein sequence MAEMNMIVQISTLAAVIGLAIGVQLPALAMGKAITSALEALARQPEAEKAIMRTLFIGLAMIESLAIYVLVIVLIILFRNPLLEYLLHP from the coding sequence ATGGCAGAAATGAATATGATTGTACAGATTTCAACTCTCGCGGCTGTTATAGGGCTTGCCATTGGGGTACAACTGCCGGCGCTTGCCATGGGGAAGGCAATAACCAGTGCTCTGGAAGCACTGGCCCGACAACCTGAAGCTGAAAAAGCCATTATGCGGACCCTGTTCATCGGCTTGGCAATGATTGAATCTCTCGCCATATACGTGTTGGTTATCGTCCTGATCATCCTATTTCGTAATCCATTGCTGGAATATCTGCTTCATCCTTAA
- a CDS encoding F0F1 ATP synthase subunit delta yields the protein MELNWTTFILEILNFLVLVWLLKRLFYRPVQEMIEKRRKGIEQQFENSRKIQERAENLQNQYEYRLEEWESERQAARSNLENELAKESRRLFDKLQDELEAERKKQEVLTERQVKEQLEKAEIRALELGARFAASVLKELRAEQLEARIIDLLLRQLGEISGEKLNGLATVSEQGRQQEVYIVSAYPLNRIQQQKLEECLQKLLSAPLALSFSEDDELIAGLRMTIGPWVIRANLKDELKTFADMARISGKHFV from the coding sequence GTGGAACTGAACTGGACGACTTTTATTCTTGAAATACTGAATTTTCTGGTTCTTGTCTGGCTATTAAAGCGTCTTTTTTATAGGCCGGTGCAGGAGATGATTGAAAAGCGCCGTAAGGGCATTGAACAACAGTTTGAAAATTCCCGAAAGATCCAGGAAAGGGCGGAAAATCTCCAAAACCAATATGAATACCGCCTGGAGGAGTGGGAAAGTGAGCGGCAGGCGGCACGTTCCAACCTGGAAAACGAACTGGCTAAAGAGAGTCGGAGACTGTTCGACAAGCTGCAGGATGAACTGGAGGCTGAACGAAAAAAGCAAGAGGTTCTCACTGAGCGTCAGGTAAAGGAGCAGCTGGAAAAGGCTGAAATCCGTGCGTTGGAGCTAGGGGCCCGTTTTGCAGCGTCTGTTTTGAAAGAACTAAGGGCGGAACAGTTGGAGGCACGAATTATTGACCTGTTGCTGCGGCAACTAGGGGAGATTTCAGGGGAGAAACTGAACGGTCTGGCCACCGTGAGTGAGCAGGGGCGTCAGCAGGAAGTCTATATTGTCAGTGCATATCCTCTGAACCGTATTCAGCAACAGAAACTTGAAGAGTGCCTGCAAAAATTGCTGTCTGCCCCGTTGGCACTAAGCTTTTCAGAAGATGATGAGCTGATTGCCGGGTTGCGTATGACTATCGGGCCGTGGGTGATCCGTGCCAATCTTAAAGATGAGTTGAAGACCTTTGCTGACATGGCCCGAATCTCGGGTAAACATTTTGTCTAA
- a CDS encoding SPFH domain-containing protein — translation MSKKPVWNIFQRGFALRIGRLVVLSTLLVVLVYGCIATVYASKTIFKVKKNYAVVLEKLGGAREAVTDVGWHVRLPLFTRIEQEVTLMNQTLFLGGSNDPMRIITRDNVALWTSALLTYRIRDLKIWAIENLQPMTLLQGDYDGIVKDLMQAETVVHLISERHQVKEDIFKALKSRPINEGGPTLEEKYGIEVISFVLKETRFGDQLVAASEEKKRRELIAEAENYAADQEASRIRKLYAAYLDGISTLQEAVGRPDGSTDMALLRFLVQQKWASAYEKNQTGQNTVVIQNTSSDGPSITLPLLGEHPGEKDGGGKNQQLNAVSSTPSTILAPTVPK, via the coding sequence ATGTCGAAAAAGCCGGTGTGGAATATCTTTCAGCGTGGGTTTGCATTACGGATTGGGCGACTGGTGGTTTTGTCAACGCTTCTTGTGGTGCTGGTGTACGGCTGTATCGCTACAGTATATGCCAGTAAAACCATCTTCAAAGTAAAGAAGAATTATGCGGTGGTTCTCGAAAAGCTGGGGGGAGCAAGGGAGGCGGTAACTGACGTCGGCTGGCATGTCCGCCTGCCATTATTCACCAGGATTGAGCAGGAAGTGACATTGATGAACCAGACACTTTTTCTGGGTGGCTCCAATGATCCCATGCGGATTATTACCAGGGATAATGTCGCGCTCTGGACTTCTGCACTACTCACCTACCGGATTCGGGATTTAAAGATATGGGCCATTGAGAACCTGCAGCCAATGACGCTCTTGCAGGGAGATTATGATGGCATAGTGAAAGACCTGATGCAGGCAGAGACCGTGGTCCATCTCATCAGCGAACGGCATCAGGTCAAAGAGGATATCTTCAAGGCTTTGAAGTCCAGGCCGATAAATGAAGGCGGCCCGACCCTTGAGGAGAAGTACGGCATAGAGGTTATCAGTTTTGTGTTGAAGGAGACACGATTTGGCGACCAGCTGGTGGCGGCATCGGAAGAGAAGAAACGAAGGGAGCTGATCGCTGAGGCGGAGAACTACGCAGCGGATCAGGAGGCGAGCAGGATACGAAAACTCTATGCTGCCTACCTGGATGGTATCTCGACTCTGCAGGAGGCTGTGGGACGACCGGATGGCTCAACCGATATGGCGCTATTGAGATTCCTGGTGCAGCAGAAATGGGCCTCTGCCTATGAGAAGAATCAGACCGGTCAGAATACGGTGGTTATTCAGAATACCAGCAGCGATGGCCCGTCAATTACCCTGCCGCTTTTGGGTGAACACCCAGGAGAGAAGGATGGTGGTGGGAAAAATCAGCAGCTGAACGCCGTGAGTTCAACGCCATCAACCATTCTTGCGCCGACTGTCCCAAAGTAG
- a CDS encoding TetR/AcrR family transcriptional regulator produces MSDTRTKILDVAEDLVQTVGVNAMSYKHISEAVGIRKASIHHHFPKKEDLVDELLKRCQTTYGENYRAIVDEDGTAPEKLRKLAGVFEQGLLQNKLCLVGSISTDKNTLPAHSCDILKDSIKMTVSIFATVFAQGREDNSLRISGTDEEVAYTFLSFLVGTQIVARSHGGDDMFNKAAEIMIKALEC; encoded by the coding sequence ATGAGTGATACACGAACCAAAATATTAGATGTGGCCGAGGATCTTGTTCAGACCGTTGGTGTCAACGCGATGAGCTACAAGCATATAAGCGAAGCCGTCGGCATTAGAAAAGCCAGCATTCACCATCATTTTCCCAAGAAGGAAGACCTGGTGGATGAATTGCTTAAGCGTTGCCAAACAACATACGGTGAAAACTATCGCGCAATAGTGGACGAAGACGGGACCGCTCCGGAAAAGCTCAGAAAGCTCGCCGGAGTCTTTGAACAGGGCTTGTTGCAGAACAAACTTTGTCTGGTGGGATCGATAAGCACCGATAAAAACACCCTGCCAGCACATTCCTGCGACATCCTGAAGGATTCCATAAAAATGACTGTTTCGATTTTCGCCACCGTTTTTGCCCAGGGAAGAGAGGATAATTCATTACGTATTAGCGGAACAGATGAAGAGGTCGCCTACACCTTTCTCTCTTTTCTGGTTGGAACCCAGATCGTTGCACGATCTCACGGCGGAGATGACATGTTTAACAAAGCTGCGGAAATAATGATCAAGGCCCTTGAGTGTTGA
- a CDS encoding F0F1 ATP synthase subunit alpha, protein MPVSGTGASLLQRLESWVADYRFRPRFTEQGQLVSVGDGIAWISGLPSARMNGLVMFADESRAMVFDLSVDRVGVVLLDDSQELTSGMPVYLTNERLSVPTGNGLIGRVVDPLGRPLDDEGELGDWVLRPIEQKSPPIIHRDFVNNPLYTGIKVIDTLIPIGKGQRQLIIGDEGLGRSSLAIDAVINQRGLKVLCVYVLVGQKRSSVISTINTLRKFEAMEYTTIVVAEASTLPGMQFLAPFSGCTMAESWMHTGHDTLIIYDDLSTHAKIYRELSLLLRRHPGREAYPGDIFSIHAGLLERSTTLSAETGSGSMTALPIVETEQGDIAGYIPTNLISITDGQIYLDLNLFSAGYRPAIDVTRSVSRIGGQAQHSKIKKEAGRMKLDYLQFLELEMFTRFGAKLEASMEHAIRRGRILREILKQEQRNPLSAEFQLAWLIAYNTGLFDKLEHSEVPNVLEYLAGKLNDEPLSLEASRESWLEKVNFWLKNFPRQNMI, encoded by the coding sequence ATGCCTGTTTCCGGAACCGGCGCCAGCCTTCTGCAGCGCCTCGAGTCCTGGGTTGCCGATTATCGCTTTCGGCCAAGGTTCACCGAGCAGGGGCAGCTGGTTTCAGTTGGTGACGGTATTGCCTGGATCAGCGGGCTGCCATCCGCAAGAATGAACGGACTTGTCATGTTTGCCGATGAAAGCCGGGCTATGGTCTTTGACCTTTCCGTTGACCGTGTGGGGGTGGTGCTGCTTGATGACAGCCAGGAGCTCACCTCGGGCATGCCGGTTTATCTCACCAATGAGCGGCTCAGTGTACCGACCGGAAACGGGCTGATCGGAAGGGTTGTGGACCCATTGGGGCGGCCGCTCGACGACGAGGGTGAGCTTGGTGATTGGGTTCTGCGTCCAATTGAGCAGAAATCACCACCGATAATTCACAGGGATTTCGTAAATAACCCGCTCTATACAGGTATTAAGGTGATTGACACCCTCATCCCGATCGGCAAGGGGCAGCGTCAGTTGATCATCGGCGATGAGGGGCTGGGGCGCAGCTCTCTCGCCATTGATGCCGTTATCAATCAGCGCGGTCTCAAGGTGTTATGCGTCTATGTGCTGGTGGGGCAGAAACGCTCTTCGGTAATCAGCACCATTAATACTCTGCGTAAATTTGAGGCGATGGAGTATACGACAATTGTTGTAGCCGAGGCCAGCACCTTGCCCGGGATGCAATTTCTTGCTCCATTTTCAGGCTGCACCATGGCGGAATCATGGATGCATACAGGGCATGACACTCTCATAATCTACGATGACCTCAGCACGCATGCGAAGATTTACCGGGAACTGTCGCTTCTTTTGCGTCGACATCCCGGCCGGGAAGCATATCCGGGTGACATCTTTTCAATACATGCCGGTCTGCTTGAACGCAGCACCACCCTTTCTGCAGAGACCGGTAGCGGTTCAATGACTGCCCTGCCGATTGTTGAGACAGAGCAGGGGGATATTGCCGGTTATATCCCTACCAACCTTATTTCCATTACCGACGGCCAGATTTATCTCGATCTGAATCTGTTTTCTGCAGGCTATCGTCCGGCTATTGATGTGACCAGATCGGTTTCGAGAATTGGCGGTCAGGCACAGCATTCGAAGATCAAGAAAGAAGCGGGAAGAATGAAGCTCGACTATCTGCAGTTTCTGGAACTTGAAATGTTTACACGGTTTGGTGCCAAGCTGGAAGCCTCGATGGAACATGCCATTCGCCGGGGGCGAATTTTGCGGGAAATACTTAAGCAGGAGCAGCGCAACCCTCTTTCGGCTGAGTTTCAGCTGGCCTGGCTCATTGCTTATAACACCGGTCTATTCGATAAGCTTGAACACTCTGAGGTGCCGAATGTACTGGAATACCTTGCAGGAAAACTCAATGATGAGCCGCTTAGTCTTGAGGCGAGCAGGGAAAGCTGGCTGGAGAAAGTGAATTTCTGGCTCAAGAACTTTCCACGACAGAATATGATATGA
- a CDS encoding F0F1 ATP synthase subunit A, protein MGDVTIGVDTLFFVGPFAISTSLGTSLLLTAVVSLAAWLMVRRMGGKPTRRQAVTEAIVSGLEDAVRQVAGVHAERIMPFISTLWVFLICGNLLGLVPGMDSPTRDLSVTAALAVTVFLSVHWFGITTQGWGNYFRHYLSPNPIMLPFHIISEITRTVALAVRLFGNMMSLELAAFLVLMVAGFLVPIPILMLHIVEALVQAYIFGMLALIYVVGGIQSHEERSNSSR, encoded by the coding sequence ATGGGTGATGTTACAATAGGGGTGGATACTCTCTTTTTTGTAGGACCATTTGCCATCAGCACCAGTCTGGGAACAAGTCTGCTACTGACGGCCGTGGTGAGTTTGGCGGCCTGGTTGATGGTCCGCCGTATGGGGGGAAAGCCGACTCGGCGGCAGGCGGTTACAGAGGCGATTGTGTCCGGTTTGGAAGACGCGGTAAGGCAGGTCGCAGGTGTGCATGCAGAGCGCATTATGCCCTTTATTTCGACCCTGTGGGTATTTCTGATCTGCGGGAATCTGTTGGGACTCGTACCGGGAATGGACTCTCCAACGCGCGATCTGTCGGTGACAGCTGCTTTGGCGGTTACTGTTTTCCTTTCAGTTCATTGGTTTGGTATCACGACGCAGGGATGGGGCAACTATTTCAGGCATTACCTCAGTCCGAATCCCATTATGCTGCCATTTCATATCATCAGTGAAATTACTCGCACGGTGGCACTTGCGGTACGGCTGTTCGGGAACATGATGAGCCTGGAGTTGGCGGCCTTTCTTGTGCTGATGGTCGCCGGCTTCCTGGTGCCAATCCCGATCCTGATGCTCCATATCGTGGAGGCGTTGGTTCAGGCGTATATATTCGGGATGTTGGCTCTTATCTATGTTGTCGGAGGCATCCAATCCCATGAAGAACGTTCGAATTCCTCCAGGTAG